One stretch of Pseudomonadota bacterium DNA includes these proteins:
- a CDS encoding phosphoribosylanthranilate isomerase has product MRRLKLKVCGMQDPHNIRAIGALLPDFMGFIFAPSSPRCVTTQLDLSHLPASICTVGVFRDQSIEFIKERVQSFGLKAVQLHGVEDLRYMELLRAELPDILIIKAVQVTGIRDLAELKALQGTPNVYLFDSASAGSGQSFEWSWLSSYRAGVPFMLAGGVGAHNIDKALSLAQELPDFFAIDVNSKVESEIGVKDAAKINELLERIAV; this is encoded by the coding sequence ATGCGGCGACTTAAGTTAAAGGTTTGCGGGATGCAAGACCCGCACAATATTAGAGCTATCGGTGCGTTGCTACCTGATTTTATGGGCTTTATCTTCGCTCCAAGTTCACCACGCTGCGTTACGACGCAGCTAGATCTCTCACATCTGCCAGCCTCAATCTGTACGGTGGGTGTTTTTAGAGATCAATCAATTGAGTTTATTAAGGAGCGAGTTCAATCTTTTGGACTAAAAGCCGTACAGCTGCACGGCGTAGAGGATCTGCGCTACATGGAGCTGCTGCGCGCGGAGCTCCCCGATATTTTAATTATTAAGGCCGTTCAGGTCACAGGTATAAGAGATCTGGCTGAATTGAAAGCATTACAAGGAACGCCTAATGTGTATCTATTCGACAGCGCTAGCGCCGGGAGTGGTCAATCGTTTGAGTGGTCATGGCTCTCTTCGTATCGGGCCGGGGTGCCATTTATGCTTGCTGGTGGAGTAGGGGCGCACAATATAGATAAAGCTCTTAGTTTAGCGCAGGAGCTGCCAGATTTCTTTGCAATCGACGTTAACTCGAAGGTTGAGTCGGAGATCGGAGTTAAGGATGCAGCTAAGATTAACGAGCTGTTAGAGAGGATAGCGGTATGA
- a CDS encoding ribonucleotide-diphosphate reductase subunit beta, with the protein MLTFNDLDGAGSTGSQGDNDDGKEKRVSVAEKRIINCAAVDVNQLMPLKYKWAWEHYINGCANNWLPTEVAMGKDIELWKSDRLSADERRVIMRNLGFFSTAESLVGNNITLAIFKHVTNPECRQFLLRQAFEEAVHTHTFHYIVESLSLDQGEVFNMYNEVNSINAKDMFEMKLTEEVLDPNFSTANFEGAQKFLENLIGYYVIMEGIFFYSGFVMILSFHRQNKMTGVGEQFQYILRDESIHLNFGIDLINTIKAENPELWTPEFQEHITNKIRQAVELEYNYAADCLPRGILGLTAPMFRDYVQYVADRRLERIGLKTQYGSKNPFPWMSETIDLGKEKNFFETRVTEYQTAASLTW; encoded by the coding sequence ATGCTTACGTTTAATGATTTAGATGGTGCAGGTTCAACCGGTTCACAGGGAGATAACGATGATGGCAAGGAGAAGCGCGTAAGTGTTGCCGAAAAGCGCATCATCAACTGCGCTGCGGTTGACGTAAATCAACTTATGCCGCTCAAGTATAAGTGGGCCTGGGAGCACTATATCAATGGCTGCGCGAATAACTGGCTGCCAACCGAAGTGGCGATGGGCAAGGATATCGAACTTTGGAAGTCCGATCGCCTGAGCGCCGATGAGCGCCGCGTTATCATGCGTAACCTAGGATTCTTCAGTACGGCTGAGAGCCTCGTAGGTAACAACATCACACTCGCTATCTTTAAGCATGTGACCAATCCTGAGTGTCGTCAGTTCTTACTGCGACAGGCTTTTGAAGAGGCCGTTCACACCCACACCTTCCACTACATCGTTGAGTCCCTTTCGCTCGATCAGGGCGAGGTCTTCAATATGTACAACGAGGTGAACTCTATCAATGCTAAGGACATGTTCGAGATGAAGCTGACCGAAGAGGTGCTTGATCCGAACTTCTCAACGGCAAACTTTGAGGGCGCACAGAAGTTCCTTGAGAACCTGATCGGTTATTACGTAATCATGGAGGGCATCTTCTTCTATAGCGGATTCGTAATGATACTCTCATTCCACCGACAGAATAAGATGACTGGTGTCGGAGAGCAGTTCCAGTACATCCTGCGCGATGAGAGCATTCATCTTAACTTTGGTATCGACCTGATCAATACGATTAAGGCTGAGAATCCAGAGCTATGGACCCCTGAATTTCAGGAGCACATCACCAACAAGATTCGCCAAGCTGTAGAGCTTGAGTACAACTACGCGGCTGATTGTTTGCCACGTGGGATCCTTGGACTAACCGCTCCGATGTTCCGTGACTACGTGCAGTACGTAGCGGATCGTCGTCTTGAGCGCATCGGTTTAAAGACTCAGTACGGCTCTAAGAATCCCTTCCCATGGATGAGCGAGACGATAGATCTCGGCAAGGAGAAGAACTTCTTTGAGACCAGGGTTACTGAATATCAGACAGCGGCGTCGTTGACCTGGTAG
- the trpD gene encoding anthranilate phosphoribosyltransferase, whose protein sequence is MKQQLEEILNGKRLSVEEARVLMHLALQESTNGAQLAALLTLLRARAVTLDELDGFSRAVLELATLLDLSPYSVMDLCGTGGDNRNTFNISTATAFVLAGAGYKVAKHGNYGVSSMCGSSNVLEELGVKFSTDREVLLRALEATNVCFLHAPLFHPILGRAQAVRRELGFRTVFNMLGPLVNPAQPAFQINGVYDRPLLRLYGYLLARRGAHFATLFTTDGYDEVTLTAPLEIITRAGRRQLQPEDFGLFKVAHSEIKGGASIAESAKLLVAILEGRGSPAQQAVVTASAGLAMWCSAERGLLIDHVEQARETISSGRALKVLKDSVA, encoded by the coding sequence ATGAAACAGCAGCTTGAAGAGATACTGAACGGAAAGAGGCTCTCTGTAGAAGAGGCGCGCGTCTTAATGCATCTAGCGCTACAGGAGAGCACTAATGGAGCACAGCTTGCCGCACTGCTTACGTTACTGCGTGCGCGCGCGGTCACATTAGATGAGCTAGATGGATTCTCACGAGCAGTGCTGGAGCTTGCAACGTTGCTAGACCTCTCGCCGTATAGCGTTATGGATCTATGCGGTACTGGGGGAGATAATCGTAATACCTTTAATATCTCAACCGCTACCGCGTTTGTATTAGCTGGAGCGGGGTATAAGGTTGCAAAACATGGCAACTACGGGGTCTCATCCATGTGCGGCTCCTCTAATGTACTTGAGGAGCTAGGGGTTAAGTTCTCAACGGACCGCGAGGTATTATTGCGTGCACTTGAGGCAACGAACGTCTGCTTTCTGCATGCACCGCTCTTTCATCCCATTCTAGGCAGGGCCCAAGCGGTACGGCGGGAGCTTGGATTTCGTACGGTCTTTAATATGCTAGGGCCCTTGGTGAATCCAGCGCAACCAGCCTTTCAGATAAATGGGGTCTATGACCGCCCGCTCTTAAGGCTATATGGATACCTCCTTGCGCGGCGCGGAGCGCACTTTGCAACTCTCTTTACTACGGATGGTTACGATGAGGTCACCCTAACAGCGCCCCTTGAAATAATAACCAGGGCAGGCAGACGACAATTGCAGCCAGAGGATTTTGGACTCTTTAAGGTAGCACACTCAGAGATTAAGGGGGGGGCATCTATCGCCGAATCGGCCAAGCTACTTGTGGCGATTCTTGAGGGGCGGGGCTCACCTGCGCAGCAGGCGGTTGTAACTGCAAGTGCGGGACTAGCTATGTGGTGCAGTGCGGAGCGGGGATTATTAATTGATCATGTTGAGCAGGCGCGCGAGACCATCAGCTCTGGCCGGGCGCTAAAAGTTTTAAAAGATAGCGTGGCATAA
- a CDS encoding ribonucleoside-diphosphate reductase subunit alpha: MSSIAGELEVAKTTALNGILAAQGAPHSQTYPQATVTIDLENFAVVKRNGTLVPFRRARIFRAIELAIRATHTVAPSAPLPQELYSIAQGITEEVLQAVAAEAAKGACVTVEGIQDIVEVRLMQGGHYEAARNYIIYRDEHKSARDDSPRSLKVTRRDGKSVVRFNPMKIASAIERAFRASLKITGQTSDHIIASVNLLTNKVVDRAAQLSREGSQLHVEFIQDEVERQMMAEGFYQEAKDFIIYRAQRAAKREMEEPQSEEVIETKVATQAETLTAKGSGASFKAATPDGKSVTVTELELRKRIEHACKGLEKLVSSEMVLAESIKNFYEGIKLEEIDQANIMAARSKIEKDPAYSSVAARLLLDVIYRETMSVAANSKTLDKSHQQYFKECLKKGVETEHMEPKLLEFDLEKLAKALKLERDLEFAYLGLQTLYDRYLIHHEDVRLETPQIFWMRVAMGLSVNEGQHKNERAIEFYDVLSQCLFTSSTPTLFNAGTLHPQLSSCYLTTIMDDLQHIFKCVSDDAQLSKWAGGLGNDWTNVRATGARIKGTNGRSQGVIPFLKVANDTAIAVNQGGKRKGAMCAYLETWHLDIEDFLELRKNTGDERRRTHDMNTANWIPDLFMKRVSESGTWTLFSPNDVPDLHDLYGKRFEQRYVEYEGKVERGEIKLFKKIEATVLWRKMLSLLFETGHPWITFKDPSNLRSPQDHVGVVHSSNLCTEILLNTSAEETAVCNLGSVNLVKHVGPNGVNRELVAKTVKTAVRMLDNVIDINFYPTIEAKNANLRHRPIGLGIMGFQDALYAQKISYASLEAVRFADESMEIISYYTILASSELAAEKGAYSTYKGSKWDRGLLPIDTLKILADERDGNLEVDTTTTLDWGVVRAALKKNGMRNSNTMAIAPTATISNITGVSQSIEPNYKHLYAKSNLSGEFIVHNNYLVDDLKGLNIWDEDMIDDLKYFDGSIQEIERIPESLKKIYLTAFEIEPAWLIECGSRRQKWIDMGQSLNLYIAEPSGKKLHDMYMHAWRKGLKTTYYLRSLGATQIEKSTTDINKRGLQPRWMKNASASNDIVVERNVVVESTPTNAALSEKPGVPKVCGLDGDCESCQ, from the coding sequence ATGAGTAGCATCGCAGGCGAGCTGGAAGTAGCTAAAACAACAGCATTAAATGGAATACTTGCGGCGCAAGGAGCCCCGCACTCTCAAACTTACCCTCAAGCTACGGTAACCATAGATCTCGAGAACTTTGCGGTTGTTAAGCGCAACGGCACCCTGGTTCCATTTCGACGGGCCCGTATCTTCAGGGCGATTGAGCTCGCCATTCGCGCCACCCACACAGTCGCTCCAAGTGCCCCCCTACCGCAGGAGCTCTACAGTATCGCCCAGGGCATTACCGAAGAGGTCCTCCAGGCTGTCGCAGCCGAGGCCGCCAAGGGCGCCTGCGTTACGGTTGAAGGAATTCAGGATATCGTAGAGGTGCGCTTGATGCAGGGCGGCCACTACGAGGCGGCTCGTAACTATATTATCTACCGTGATGAGCATAAGAGTGCCCGTGATGACTCTCCCCGCAGCCTTAAGGTGACCCGACGCGACGGAAAGAGCGTTGTGCGCTTTAACCCGATGAAGATCGCCTCAGCTATTGAGCGCGCCTTCCGCGCATCCCTTAAGATCACCGGACAAACCTCGGATCATATCATAGCTTCCGTTAATCTACTGACAAATAAGGTAGTGGACCGCGCAGCACAGCTTTCACGCGAGGGCTCACAGCTACACGTTGAGTTTATCCAAGATGAAGTTGAGCGCCAGATGATGGCGGAGGGGTTCTATCAGGAAGCGAAGGATTTCATTATCTACCGCGCGCAGCGCGCCGCAAAGCGCGAGATGGAGGAGCCGCAGAGTGAAGAGGTTATAGAGACCAAGGTTGCAACCCAGGCTGAGACCCTAACCGCGAAAGGTAGCGGAGCGTCATTTAAGGCCGCAACTCCCGATGGCAAGAGCGTTACTGTAACTGAATTAGAGCTTAGAAAGAGGATTGAGCACGCCTGTAAGGGTCTTGAGAAGCTAGTTTCAAGCGAGATGGTGTTGGCGGAGTCTATCAAGAATTTCTACGAGGGGATTAAGCTCGAAGAGATCGACCAGGCCAATATAATGGCTGCGCGCTCCAAGATCGAGAAGGACCCGGCCTACTCAAGCGTAGCAGCACGCTTGCTCCTTGATGTTATTTACCGTGAGACGATGTCTGTAGCTGCCAATAGCAAGACCCTTGATAAGTCGCACCAGCAGTATTTTAAAGAGTGTCTTAAGAAGGGAGTGGAGACTGAGCACATGGAGCCTAAGCTGCTTGAGTTTGATCTCGAGAAGCTCGCCAAGGCTCTCAAGCTTGAGCGCGACCTTGAATTTGCCTACCTCGGGCTGCAAACTCTCTATGATCGTTACCTGATTCACCATGAAGATGTTCGTCTTGAGACTCCGCAGATCTTTTGGATGCGCGTTGCGATGGGGCTGAGCGTTAACGAGGGCCAGCATAAAAACGAGCGCGCGATTGAGTTCTATGACGTTCTTTCACAGTGTCTATTTACATCGAGCACGCCGACTCTCTTCAATGCCGGAACTCTGCATCCACAGCTTAGTTCCTGCTACCTAACAACGATTATGGACGACCTGCAGCATATCTTTAAGTGCGTATCTGATGATGCGCAGCTTTCAAAGTGGGCTGGTGGGCTCGGAAACGATTGGACCAATGTGCGCGCAACCGGCGCTCGCATTAAGGGCACTAATGGGCGTAGCCAGGGAGTTATACCGTTCCTTAAGGTCGCTAACGATACAGCCATAGCGGTCAATCAGGGTGGAAAGCGTAAGGGTGCGATGTGCGCCTACCTAGAGACATGGCATCTTGATATTGAGGACTTCCTTGAGCTGCGCAAGAATACTGGAGATGAGCGTCGCCGTACTCACGACATGAATACAGCTAACTGGATCCCAGATCTGTTCATGAAGCGCGTATCAGAGAGCGGTACTTGGACCCTCTTTAGTCCAAATGATGTGCCCGATCTGCACGATCTTTATGGAAAGAGGTTTGAACAACGCTACGTTGAATATGAGGGCAAGGTAGAGCGCGGCGAGATTAAGCTCTTTAAAAAGATCGAGGCAACCGTGCTTTGGCGCAAGATGCTTAGCCTATTATTTGAAACCGGACATCCATGGATCACATTTAAGGATCCATCGAACCTCCGCTCACCACAGGATCACGTTGGGGTTGTTCATAGCTCTAACCTCTGCACAGAGATCCTGCTTAACACCTCGGCCGAAGAGACCGCAGTTTGCAATCTCGGCTCGGTAAATCTTGTTAAGCACGTTGGCCCTAATGGAGTCAATCGTGAGCTGGTTGCCAAGACCGTAAAGACAGCCGTACGGATGTTAGATAACGTTATTGACATAAACTTCTATCCAACTATAGAGGCGAAAAACGCAAACTTAAGACACCGTCCGATCGGTCTCGGTATCATGGGATTCCAGGATGCTCTGTATGCGCAGAAGATAAGCTATGCAAGTCTAGAGGCGGTTAGGTTCGCCGATGAAAGCATGGAGATCATCTCGTACTATACGATCCTTGCATCGAGCGAGTTAGCGGCAGAGAAGGGGGCATACTCTACCTATAAGGGCTCGAAGTGGGATCGTGGATTATTGCCTATAGATACTTTGAAGATCTTGGCTGATGAGCGTGATGGCAATCTTGAGGTTGATACTACTACTACCCTTGATTGGGGTGTAGTTCGAGCAGCGCTTAAGAAGAACGGTATGCGCAACAGCAATACTATGGCGATTGCGCCGACAGCGACTATTTCGAACATAACGGGGGTCAGCCAGTCGATTGAGCCTAACTATAAGCACCTTTACGCAAAGTCCAATCTTTCAGGGGAGTTTATCGTGCACAATAACTACCTAGTTGATGACCTTAAGGGGCTCAATATCTGGGATGAGGATATGATCGACGATCTGAAGTACTTCGATGGGTCCATTCAGGAGATAGAGAGAATTCCTGAGAGTCTCAAGAAGATATATCTTACGGCGTTCGAGATTGAGCCTGCTTGGTTGATTGAGTGTGGAAGTCGTCGCCAGAAGTGGATCGACATGGGACAGTCGCTCAACCTCTATATCGCAGAGCCAAGCGGTAAGAAGCTGCATGATATGTACATGCATGCCTGGAGGAAGGGCCTTAAAACTACCTACTACCTCCGTTCACTAGGCGCTACGCAGATTGAGAAGTCCACGACCGATATTAACAAGCGTGGCCTACAGCCGCGATGGATGAAGAACGCATCAGCATCTAACGATATTGTAGTAGAACGCAACGTTGTAGTGGAGAGCACTCCTACAAACGCGGCTCTAAGCGAAAAGCCTGGCGTGCCGAAGGTCTGTGGACTAGATGGTGATTGTGAGAGTTGCCAGTAA
- a CDS encoding DUF4269 domain-containing protein has protein sequence MNEWKDISYLKNGTPSQQSAFLCLNKLGIFDDLKSFSPTLVSTVCLDIDTATSDLDIICHAPCSAEFCRAVTLIYRDLDDFTITPLEGATVCLFRFAGWEIEIYAQPLPVIKQCAYLHLCQTSRVLQFGGAPFRNAIRALKEVGVKTEPAVAQCLGLTGDPYRGVEDLIKLSDQELQSLLNKQRSLL, from the coding sequence ATGAACGAATGGAAAGATATCTCATACCTGAAAAACGGCACTCCTTCACAACAGAGTGCATTTCTATGCCTTAACAAGCTCGGCATCTTCGATGATCTTAAGAGCTTCTCACCCACCCTTGTCAGCACCGTCTGTCTCGATATCGACACCGCAACGAGCGATCTAGATATCATCTGCCATGCGCCTTGCTCTGCTGAGTTTTGCCGCGCGGTTACGCTTATCTACCGAGATCTCGATGATTTTACTATCACTCCATTAGAAGGCGCCACCGTTTGCCTCTTCCGCTTTGCGGGGTGGGAGATAGAGATCTACGCCCAGCCACTACCTGTTATAAAACAATGCGCCTACCTGCATCTCTGCCAAACCTCACGTGTCCTTCAATTCGGGGGCGCGCCATTTAGAAACGCCATTCGGGCTCTTAAGGAAGTTGGGGTTAAGACTGAGCCGGCTGTGGCGCAGTGTCTTGGACTTACAGGAGATCCGTACCGAGGAGTAGAAGATCTAATCAAACTCTCAGATCAGGAGCTACAGAGCCTGCTTAATAAGCAACGCTCACTGCTTTAA
- a CDS encoding aminodeoxychorismate/anthranilate synthase component II: MQILMIDNYDSFTYNLVQILESFSGVSVTVKRNDKLTLNEVSTFEKIVLSPGPGIPSEAGIMMDIVRNFAETKSILGVCLGHQCIGEVFGSPLFNILTPIHGKATALEVIDPEELLFMGLPKRFSVGRYHSWVVQRTATPNEELKITAVDDSGEIMALRHSRLNVRGVQFHPESILTEHGRTMIENWVADETAA, encoded by the coding sequence ATGCAAATCCTGATGATCGATAACTACGACTCATTCACCTACAATCTGGTGCAGATCCTCGAGTCTTTTAGCGGAGTCTCGGTGACCGTTAAGAGAAACGACAAGCTTACCCTTAATGAGGTCTCTACATTTGAAAAGATAGTGCTTTCACCTGGCCCAGGCATCCCCTCAGAGGCTGGGATTATGATGGATATAGTGAGGAACTTTGCTGAAACAAAGAGCATCCTCGGCGTTTGTCTTGGACACCAATGCATCGGCGAGGTTTTCGGCTCACCGCTATTTAATATATTAACCCCTATTCACGGCAAGGCTACAGCACTGGAGGTAATAGACCCAGAGGAGCTGCTTTTTATGGGTCTCCCGAAGAGGTTCTCGGTTGGTAGGTATCACTCCTGGGTTGTGCAACGAACCGCAACGCCTAACGAGGAGCTTAAGATTACGGCAGTTGATGATAGCGGTGAGATTATGGCGCTTAGGCACTCGAGATTAAACGTGCGAGGTGTGCAGTTTCATCCCGAATCGATCCTCACGGAGCATGGCCGGACTATGATTGAAAACTGGGTGGCAGATGAAACAGCAGCTTGA
- the tgt gene encoding tRNA guanosine(34) transglycosylase Tgt: MSDKERLPCILEATDPWSHARALRLSTLHGTVETPIFMPVATQAALRHVDLNVAKDLDYQVLLANTYHLLLRPGAEVLSKVGGLHPFMQWERGVLTDSGGYQIFSLSKQLSLSEEGATFRSYTDGKRIALTPELSIEMQGIIGSDIMMVLDHCVSSTSDEVTTRGALELTTRWAKRSLLARGDSMQALFGIVQGGCFQQLRRESAEQITEMPFDGFALGGLAVGESKTEREDTTEFAAQLLPSAKPRYLMGVGTPIDLLEAVRRGIDMFDCILPTALASQGVCFTSHGKIDLRRGIYKLQEMQLDALCPCSTCLRFSRAYLHHLIKSKESVAGPLLSIHNLTFYRRLMHRMRTAILTGQFRALYESEVNALSSNDLDNPTSPPQRKRPVVTDSTPTI, translated from the coding sequence ATGTCTGATAAAGAACGTCTCCCCTGCATACTAGAAGCTACCGACCCGTGGTCACACGCCCGCGCGCTACGTTTAAGTACACTACACGGGACGGTTGAGACCCCGATCTTTATGCCGGTGGCGACACAGGCCGCGCTGCGTCACGTTGACCTAAATGTCGCTAAGGATCTGGACTACCAGGTTCTACTCGCCAATACCTACCACCTACTCCTGCGTCCCGGTGCCGAGGTTTTATCTAAAGTAGGGGGGTTGCACCCATTTATGCAGTGGGAAAGGGGCGTTCTGACGGACTCGGGGGGCTATCAGATCTTCTCGCTTAGTAAGCAGTTATCTCTAAGTGAGGAGGGCGCAACTTTCAGGAGCTATACCGACGGCAAGCGCATTGCCCTCACCCCTGAGCTTAGCATTGAGATGCAAGGTATTATCGGCAGCGATATTATGATGGTACTCGACCACTGCGTAAGTTCGACCTCGGATGAAGTAACTACGAGGGGGGCGCTAGAGCTAACCACCCGCTGGGCAAAGCGTAGCCTACTAGCGCGGGGAGACTCAATGCAGGCGCTCTTTGGAATCGTTCAGGGTGGTTGCTTTCAACAGCTACGGCGTGAGAGCGCAGAACAGATTACTGAGATGCCCTTCGATGGTTTCGCTCTTGGAGGACTCGCCGTAGGTGAGAGTAAAACTGAGCGCGAAGATACCACCGAATTTGCGGCGCAGCTTCTGCCGAGCGCTAAGCCCCGCTATCTGATGGGGGTTGGAACACCTATAGACCTGCTGGAGGCGGTACGGCGCGGAATTGATATGTTCGATTGTATCCTTCCTACTGCGCTAGCTAGTCAGGGTGTGTGCTTTACCTCGCATGGCAAGATAGATCTGCGCCGCGGGATCTATAAGCTTCAGGAAATGCAGCTTGACGCACTTTGCCCCTGCTCTACCTGCCTCCGTTTTAGCCGTGCGTACCTGCATCACCTGATTAAGTCAAAGGAGTCGGTGGCGGGGCCGCTGTTAAGTATTCACAACCTGACCTTCTACCGGCGCCTGATGCACCGTATGCGCACAGCTATACTGACGGGCCAATTTAGGGCCCTGTATGAAAGCGAGGTTAACGCTCTCAGCTCTAACGATCTAGATAATCCGACCAGCCCCCCTCAACGTAAGAGGCCGGTCGTGACAGATTCGACGCCTACGATCTAA
- the trpC gene encoding indole-3-glycerol phosphate synthase TrpC gives MNILGEIIAHKRTEVAERRGLYPAKLLESSPYFKATPHSLRSCLKRAEGVGIIAEIKRRSPSKGVINNEISIEQLSRGYIEAGASALSILTDTRYFGGSLEDLITARRLNSCPVLRKDFMIDPYQVIEAKSVGADVVLLIAAALSPAEVRKLGSLARSLGLEVLLEVHNELELESHLCQEVDLVGVNNRDLTTFAVDIGCSERLAPKIPSEFIKITESGISEAETIRALKGCGYQGFLIGEAFMKTCAPDLACQKLIEQVREG, from the coding sequence ATGAACATTTTAGGGGAGATAATAGCACATAAGCGCACCGAGGTAGCCGAGCGACGGGGGCTCTATCCAGCGAAGTTGCTGGAGAGTAGCCCATATTTTAAGGCTACGCCGCACTCCTTACGGAGCTGCCTTAAACGCGCAGAGGGGGTGGGAATTATCGCAGAGATTAAGCGCCGCTCCCCATCGAAGGGTGTCATAAATAATGAGATCTCAATAGAGCAACTCTCAAGGGGGTATATAGAGGCTGGGGCGTCAGCGCTCTCAATTCTAACGGATACGAGGTACTTTGGCGGTTCTCTTGAGGATCTAATAACAGCCCGTAGACTTAACTCCTGCCCAGTCCTGCGCAAGGATTTTATGATCGATCCGTATCAGGTAATCGAGGCAAAATCTGTTGGAGCTGACGTAGTACTTCTGATAGCTGCAGCTCTTAGTCCGGCAGAGGTAAGAAAACTTGGTAGCCTTGCCCGCTCACTGGGGCTTGAGGTGTTGCTTGAGGTGCATAATGAGCTAGAGCTTGAGTCGCATCTATGCCAAGAGGTCGATCTAGTTGGGGTTAATAACCGAGACCTGACAACCTTTGCGGTTGATATCGGCTGCTCAGAGCGGCTGGCCCCTAAGATTCCTAGTGAGTTTATTAAAATTACTGAGAGCGGCATCTCAGAGGCCGAGACGATTAGAGCGCTGAAGGGTTGCGGCTATCAGGGGTTTTTAATCGGGGAGGCCTTTATGAAGACATGCGCGCCTGATCTCGCCTGTCAAAAGTTAATCGAGCAGGTAAGAGAAGGATAG
- the trpB gene encoding tryptophan synthase subunit beta: MKLAVSERGFFGEFGGAYIPEMLYPNVRELQERYLEISQEPDFQIELDQLLRDFAGRPTPLFRAQRLSKEYGCEVLLKREDLLHTGSHKINNTLGQILIARRLRKTRIIAETGAGQHGVATATVCALMGISCVVYMGEIDMERQSLNVARMRLLGAEVRSVTSGSRTLKDATNEALRDWIANPHDTHYIIGSVVGPHPFPDMVARFQSVISAEIREQCLKGIQGKPTHIIACVGGGSNAMGAFFHFIEDSSVTLIGVEAAGCGVSSGRSAATTALGSPGILHGSRTLFMQSADGQVEEAHSISAGLDYPGIGPQHAHLHNVGRVEYVNVTDDEALQAAKHLAQREGIIPALETAHAMAHLERIKFKSSDRVVVVISGRGDKDMGTYLKAFAEEIGDDR, translated from the coding sequence ATGAAATTAGCGGTCAGTGAACGGGGATTTTTCGGTGAATTTGGTGGTGCCTATATCCCTGAGATGCTCTATCCCAACGTAAGAGAGCTACAGGAGAGGTATCTTGAGATATCGCAGGAGCCTGACTTTCAGATCGAATTAGATCAGTTGCTAAGGGATTTTGCTGGAAGGCCAACACCGCTCTTTAGGGCACAACGACTCTCAAAGGAGTATGGGTGTGAGGTGCTGCTTAAACGGGAGGACCTACTGCACACGGGCTCACACAAGATTAATAATACCTTAGGGCAGATCCTTATTGCTCGTAGACTTCGCAAGACGCGCATTATCGCAGAGACCGGAGCAGGGCAGCACGGCGTTGCCACAGCAACGGTCTGCGCTCTGATGGGGATCTCGTGTGTGGTCTATATGGGTGAGATCGATATGGAGCGCCAGTCTCTAAACGTAGCGCGCATGCGTCTACTAGGAGCTGAGGTGCGTAGCGTTACGAGTGGCAGTCGCACCCTTAAGGACGCAACGAACGAGGCGCTACGGGATTGGATCGCAAATCCCCATGATACTCACTATATTATCGGCTCGGTTGTTGGTCCGCACCCTTTTCCGGATATGGTAGCGCGATTTCAGTCGGTTATTAGCGCAGAGATTCGTGAGCAATGTTTAAAAGGTATTCAAGGAAAGCCGACACATATTATCGCCTGTGTTGGTGGTGGTAGTAACGCTATGGGGGCCTTTTTTCATTTTATAGAGGATAGCTCCGTTACTCTTATCGGAGTTGAAGCTGCTGGGTGTGGCGTTAGTAGTGGTCGATCGGCTGCTACAACGGCGCTAGGGAGCCCAGGAATTTTGCACGGTAGCCGCACCCTATTTATGCAGAGCGCAGATGGCCAGGTTGAGGAGGCGCACTCTATCTCAGCGGGGCTTGATTACCCAGGTATCGGGCCGCAACATGCGCATCTGCATAATGTAGGGAGGGTAGAGTACGTTAATGTAACTGACGATGAGGCGCTGCAGGCTGCCAAGCACCTGGCGCAAAGGGAGGGGATAATTCCGGCACTTGAGACGGCGCATGCTATGGCGCACCTAGAGCGCATAAAGTTTAAATCATCGGATAGAGTTGTTGTGGTTATATCCGGTCGTGGGGATAAGGATATGGGTACATATCTGAAGGCGTTTGCAGAGGAGATCGGCGATGATAGGTAA